The proteins below come from a single Gimesia alba genomic window:
- a CDS encoding sigma-54-dependent transcriptional regulator — protein sequence MRSNKTVLVIDDDLSIGRFIRDFIFKDGKRVLFASNAKQGLEHLEYNQVDVLFIDLHLPDEGGLNVIQKALQIHPNIASVVVTGFGSLKSAIEAMRLGACDYITKPFNQQQIINSLNRALNQINISPMRQRSLLTLKGKLSQEKFVFVSKTMTEVISKVKKHSHLDVPVLIQGEIGVGKRTLAKFIHNLSPFAEGPFFHINCAAIIENNHGHDQQKSNLFDSLQSKELPNKSQVRTLFLEDIEQLPKCQQKQLLKLLKEGRIRTPWNASSRTSSTRLIASTSANLELEIATNQFHRNLYDNLNVLPINIPPLCDRQEDIIPLASYILEELSHSWNLNYEECRQRIGKDVWKQLLNYKWPGNVQELASVLSRLVLLEDDMILTKQFKSTQNLAQNKEAICVPFIGDLKSMERHMINEVVKRFGGNKAAAARKLEMHRKTLYRILDNEK from the coding sequence ATGAGAAGCAATAAAACGGTCCTGGTTATTGATGATGATTTAAGCATAGGGAGATTCATTCGAGATTTCATCTTTAAAGATGGAAAGCGAGTGTTATTCGCTTCGAATGCAAAACAAGGCTTAGAGCACCTCGAATACAATCAAGTTGATGTCTTATTTATCGATCTCCATCTCCCAGACGAAGGCGGGCTTAATGTAATTCAAAAAGCACTTCAGATCCACCCGAACATCGCTTCGGTGGTTGTAACAGGATTTGGCTCTCTCAAATCTGCCATCGAAGCGATGCGTTTAGGAGCCTGCGATTACATCACTAAACCATTCAACCAACAGCAAATCATCAATTCCCTCAATCGTGCCCTGAATCAAATCAATATATCTCCAATGCGGCAAAGATCCTTACTCACTCTAAAAGGGAAATTATCACAAGAAAAATTTGTCTTTGTCAGTAAAACTATGACTGAAGTTATTTCAAAGGTAAAAAAACACTCACATTTGGACGTACCTGTTTTAATTCAGGGTGAAATTGGTGTTGGAAAAAGAACTCTGGCGAAATTCATTCATAATCTTAGCCCATTTGCAGAAGGTCCGTTTTTTCATATCAATTGCGCAGCAATCATAGAAAACAATCATGGACATGACCAACAAAAAAGTAATCTGTTTGACAGTCTCCAATCGAAAGAATTGCCAAATAAATCACAAGTGAGAACATTATTTTTGGAAGATATTGAGCAACTTCCAAAGTGTCAACAAAAACAACTTTTGAAACTGCTGAAAGAAGGCCGTATTCGGACTCCCTGGAATGCATCTTCCAGAACAAGTTCAACGCGTCTCATTGCATCAACGAGTGCTAATCTTGAATTAGAAATCGCTACGAATCAGTTCCATAGAAATTTATACGATAATTTGAATGTATTGCCGATTAATATTCCTCCACTTTGTGATCGACAAGAAGATATTATTCCCCTGGCATCCTATATTCTGGAAGAGCTCAGTCATTCCTGGAATTTAAATTATGAGGAATGCAGGCAAAGGATCGGAAAAGATGTGTGGAAACAACTACTTAATTATAAATGGCCGGGCAATGTTCAGGAGCTTGCTAGTGTGCTCTCCAGGCTGGTATTACTTGAGGACGACATGATCCTCACAAAACAATTCAAATCAACACAAAATCTTGCCCAGAATAAGGAAGCAATCTGTGTACCCTTCATTGGTGATTTGAAATCGATGGAACGCCACATGATTAATGAAGTTGTCAAACGCTTTGGTGGGAATAAGGCTGCAGCTGCCAGAAAACTCGAAATGCATCGTAAAACTCTCTATCGCATTTTAGATAATGAAAAATAG
- a CDS encoding response regulator produces MKVLVVDDIGYSCHYYARLVEKIGFTPMRASSGFEALEVLKTEKDIHVVLTDLMMSGMDGVDLFQQAQLVERYSDQGILPSPHFILMTDLRLEEDSQDRNQQRIKLARKLGFSKIMLKPVDYKELKQELNDLALNVIQSSTSEPALDLYSLVQKLRMSVKEIVTAGNKEAGAEFLKILQEEIDNLKKHLKIN; encoded by the coding sequence ATGAAAGTTCTTGTAGTCGATGATATTGGATATTCCTGCCACTATTATGCACGTCTCGTGGAAAAAATTGGGTTCACTCCAATGAGAGCATCGTCCGGTTTTGAAGCTCTAGAGGTGTTGAAGACGGAAAAAGACATTCATGTTGTGCTCACAGATCTTATGATGAGTGGCATGGATGGAGTGGACTTATTCCAACAGGCACAACTCGTCGAACGTTACTCAGATCAGGGGATCTTACCATCTCCTCACTTTATTCTAATGACTGACCTCAGACTTGAAGAAGATTCACAGGATCGAAATCAGCAAAGAATAAAACTTGCCAGAAAATTGGGATTTTCCAAAATCATGTTGAAGCCAGTGGATTATAAAGAACTGAAACAGGAACTGAATGATCTGGCTTTAAATGTCATTCAGTCATCCACAAGTGAACCGGCTCTTGACCTATACTCTTTGGTTCAAAAACTCAGAATGTCAGTTAAGGAAATTGTCACAGCAGGAAACAAAGAGGCGGGAGCTGAGTTCCTCAAAATTTTGCAGGAAGAAATCGACAACCTAAAGAAACATCTAAAGATTAATTGA
- a CDS encoding GAF domain-containing protein — translation MNDSHTEGSQNLVEKMIHAYLHSQLSGIPGEKSSDHRSRLSLALSELSQNLDHKFVQMQKLNDDAIHLNSGYFLDETLNRLYDSFRNSIPYDRVSFAVLEEDGRILRAYWERSEANHVYLTAGFKAPMAGSSLQQILESETPRIINCLKKYLQEHPNSKSTRLIYQQGIRSSLTCPIVVQSQPIGFIFFSSFVAYAYRDTHINLLEQIGNQLASLIEKGKTYEGVLAAKCELHRDNE, via the coding sequence ATGAATGATTCACATACTGAAGGATCTCAAAACCTTGTTGAGAAAATGATTCATGCCTACCTTCACAGTCAGTTATCAGGAATACCAGGAGAAAAAAGTAGTGATCATAGAAGCCGACTAAGCTTGGCTCTATCAGAACTTTCTCAAAACCTTGATCACAAATTTGTTCAGATGCAAAAACTCAATGATGATGCAATCCACCTCAATTCAGGGTATTTTTTAGACGAAACGCTAAACCGGTTATACGATTCATTTCGTAACAGTATCCCATACGACAGAGTCAGTTTTGCGGTTCTAGAAGAGGATGGACGTATATTGCGAGCTTATTGGGAACGGTCTGAAGCAAATCATGTTTACCTCACAGCAGGATTTAAGGCTCCAATGGCAGGGAGCAGCCTTCAACAGATACTTGAATCTGAAACCCCTCGCATCATCAACTGTCTCAAAAAATATCTGCAAGAACATCCAAATTCAAAGTCAACTCGGCTGATCTATCAGCAAGGAATTCGATCGAGTCTAACTTGTCCAATCGTCGTTCAGAGTCAACCGATCGGATTTATCTTCTTTTCCAGTTTCGTAGCCTATGCTTATCGAGACACTCATATCAACCTATTGGAGCAAATTGGCAATCAGCTTGCATCACTTATCGAAAAAGGCAAAACATATGAGGGGGTTTTGGCTGCCAAATGTGAATTGCATCGAGATAATGAATGA
- a CDS encoding BLUF domain-containing protein, whose protein sequence is MKLYQLIYVSKSVVPMSKEGLNEILGVACRNNATQEITGVLVYDRGHFFQVLEGERDDVESVFSKIQKDNRHYQINRIISDTIKKRFFPNWNMGLYNMDDCKKIDFYKLKRCMTSLHEKTTVSEKRALAKYALRLFMELKKHRTDQSEDQIQLD, encoded by the coding sequence ATGAAACTCTATCAACTTATCTATGTCAGTAAGAGTGTCGTTCCGATGTCAAAAGAGGGACTAAATGAAATCTTGGGCGTTGCCTGTCGCAATAATGCAACCCAGGAAATTACCGGAGTATTGGTCTATGATCGTGGTCATTTTTTCCAAGTACTGGAGGGGGAACGCGATGACGTAGAGTCTGTGTTCTCCAAGATTCAAAAGGACAACCGACATTATCAAATCAACCGAATCATTTCCGATACGATCAAAAAGCGGTTCTTTCCTAACTGGAATATGGGTTTATACAATATGGACGATTGTAAGAAGATTGACTTCTATAAACTGAAAAGATGTATGACGTCACTCCACGAAAAAACTACCGTGAGTGAAAAGAGAGCTTTGGCAAAGTACGCCTTAAGATTATTTATGGAACTAAAAAAGCACAGAACGGATCAATCAGAAGACCAGATCCAGCTAGACTGA
- a CDS encoding tyrosine-type recombinase/integrase, with translation MPRKPEIGNVQLYPNRPLKEKDKNGYVLKFYCPLHQKRIRKNCGTRDRREARRIMRECRERLLNGRYIESGGVITEALEIQTHVPPPAPEPQEQVEYLSDMHWQDCVEHYYEHCKKRFRNKSLDNSMSRIGIAGRILENQRKEQELPENGNIEEYTTLTALEYLQDRLLAGEESRQDYRAPTTVNSSMGAIMAFVRYCYRHDWIRKIPPLTKLSVDDVMKGRPVSSEEFEKMLEVTPEVVGKQPADSWKFVLQILWESAFRISDVMNFSWDDERKLHPVWPDRQDLHPTIVIPSTQKNRKNQEIPMLPGLQDLLEQVPEKERRGWVVNPQPMEYQIEADGQWFRPTNRDLARLAEQYSNTAIGRACGVSDTTIRNWLGKAKIKRKIEFNQHQGEIAPNSIAKLRKRAEKQSSRQAQRAEKRLSTDRVSRIIAQIGEQARIIVQQPDEETGRRLKYATAHDLRRGCAHRLINAGISAETLKVILRHRDFSTTEKFYGATKAAQAAASEVREKLENKNSNNEPAESMSLLSAEEIQKLKIILNSI, from the coding sequence ATGCCTCGCAAACCTGAAATCGGAAATGTCCAGCTCTACCCGAATCGGCCTCTCAAAGAGAAAGATAAGAACGGGTATGTTCTGAAATTCTATTGTCCGCTGCATCAGAAACGGATCCGGAAAAACTGCGGCACCCGGGATCGGCGTGAAGCCCGCCGGATCATGCGCGAGTGTCGTGAGCGATTATTGAACGGTCGCTATATTGAGTCTGGAGGCGTGATCACGGAAGCTCTGGAAATCCAGACTCACGTTCCACCCCCTGCCCCAGAGCCCCAGGAACAGGTTGAATATCTGAGCGATATGCACTGGCAGGATTGTGTGGAACACTACTATGAACACTGCAAAAAGCGTTTCCGGAATAAATCATTAGATAATTCCATGTCGCGAATCGGAATAGCTGGCCGGATCCTGGAAAATCAGCGGAAGGAGCAGGAACTTCCGGAGAATGGAAACATCGAAGAATACACCACTCTGACGGCGTTGGAGTATTTACAGGATCGGCTGCTCGCTGGTGAAGAAAGCCGGCAGGATTACCGGGCTCCGACGACGGTCAACTCTTCGATGGGGGCAATTATGGCATTCGTGCGGTACTGCTATCGTCACGACTGGATCCGGAAGATCCCTCCTCTCACCAAACTGAGTGTGGATGATGTGATGAAAGGGCGGCCGGTTAGCAGTGAAGAATTTGAAAAAATGCTAGAGGTCACTCCTGAAGTCGTAGGTAAGCAACCGGCAGATTCCTGGAAATTCGTTTTACAGATACTTTGGGAAAGTGCCTTTCGCATCAGTGATGTGATGAACTTTTCCTGGGATGATGAACGAAAGTTACACCCCGTCTGGCCGGACCGTCAGGATTTGCATCCCACAATCGTGATTCCCTCAACACAGAAGAACCGCAAAAACCAGGAAATTCCGATGCTGCCAGGTCTGCAAGATTTGCTCGAACAGGTTCCTGAAAAAGAGCGACGGGGCTGGGTGGTAAATCCTCAGCCGATGGAATATCAGATCGAAGCAGACGGTCAATGGTTCAGACCAACTAACCGGGATCTCGCCAGGCTGGCAGAACAGTACAGCAATACTGCCATCGGCCGAGCCTGCGGGGTTTCTGATACCACCATCCGGAACTGGCTCGGTAAAGCGAAAATCAAACGCAAGATCGAATTCAATCAGCATCAGGGGGAAATCGCTCCCAATTCCATTGCGAAACTCAGAAAACGAGCTGAGAAACAATCCAGCAGGCAGGCACAGAGAGCGGAGAAACGACTGTCAACAGACCGAGTCAGCCGAATCATTGCTCAGATTGGAGAGCAGGCCCGGATTATCGTTCAGCAGCCAGATGAAGAAACGGGACGCCGTCTGAAGTATGCCACTGCCCATGACCTGAGACGGGGTTGTGCTCACCGGCTGATCAACGCCGGGATCTCTGCTGAAACACTCAAAGTCATTTTACGGCACCGAGATTTTTCAACGACTGAGAAGTTTTATGGTGCGACCAAAGCTGCCCAGGCTGCTGCTTCTGAGGTTCGTGAGAAATTGGAAAATAAGAACTCTAATAATGAGCCCGCAGAATCAATGTCTCTGCTTTCTGCTGAAGAGATCCAAAAGCTCAAGATCATTCTTAATTCAATTTGA
- a CDS encoding helix-turn-helix domain-containing protein gives MNKNSSGIIHAAEAYSKAMVMQRLGISQRFWDKMLDDGLPYVTVGHTRWITGQSLLEFFESHSQTKSSEAE, from the coding sequence ATGAATAAAAATAGTAGTGGGATCATTCACGCAGCAGAAGCCTACAGTAAGGCGATGGTGATGCAACGCCTCGGTATCTCCCAGCGGTTCTGGGACAAGATGCTGGATGACGGCTTGCCGTATGTCACGGTAGGGCACACGCGTTGGATTACCGGCCAGAGCCTGCTCGAATTTTTCGAAAGTCATTCCCAAACAAAATCGAGTGAGGCAGAATAG
- a CDS encoding replication-relaxation family protein, whose translation MPVTEADIQILATLARYYVLTREQIQRLCAPHLASGRSLRKRLTKLRQAGYLTKHAMQVTLPGANGAAPVYYLTKPATELLASYYDDETYLSVSTRQPRADRLNHWIAMNKTRTVIEQGIALQSEVKLDRWINEWETVNKTDHAKEQFFLQTKLNEQPPLSCSPDAGFVLSLRGHKKVFYLEQDLGTSSPKQIAARKTKGYAELANRRLHRKHFPDTTLDVFSVLFVTTNAYRCKTTAEKLKTRPRPDLWLCIEQHELTPEAFLHEPITLNCQGERAPLVNPLETELETP comes from the coding sequence ATGCCCGTTACCGAAGCGGATATCCAGATTCTGGCCACGCTGGCTCGCTATTACGTTTTGACACGCGAACAGATTCAGCGACTTTGCGCTCCCCACTTGGCTTCAGGGCGTTCTCTGCGGAAACGTTTGACCAAATTGCGTCAAGCTGGTTATCTCACCAAGCATGCGATGCAGGTCACACTGCCTGGGGCGAATGGGGCCGCTCCTGTCTATTATCTCACAAAACCGGCCACGGAATTGTTGGCTTCCTATTATGATGATGAGACGTATCTGTCTGTCAGTACGCGCCAGCCCCGTGCAGATCGTTTAAATCATTGGATTGCGATGAACAAAACCCGGACAGTGATCGAACAGGGAATTGCATTACAGAGTGAAGTCAAACTCGATCGCTGGATCAACGAGTGGGAGACTGTCAACAAAACCGATCACGCCAAAGAACAGTTCTTTTTACAGACCAAACTCAACGAACAGCCTCCCTTGTCCTGTTCGCCTGATGCCGGTTTCGTGCTCTCATTACGGGGACATAAGAAAGTCTTTTACCTGGAACAGGATCTGGGAACCAGTTCACCGAAACAGATCGCGGCCCGGAAAACGAAAGGGTACGCGGAACTGGCCAATCGCAGGCTGCATCGCAAGCATTTTCCGGATACCACACTGGATGTTTTCAGTGTTTTGTTTGTCACTACCAATGCGTATCGCTGTAAAACGACGGCAGAGAAACTCAAGACACGCCCACGCCCCGATTTATGGCTCTGCATCGAACAACACGAATTAACGCCGGAAGCATTTTTACACGAACCGATTACACTGAATTGCCAGGGGGAACGGGCGCCGTTGGTCAATCCCCTGGAAACAGAATTAGAAACTCCATGA
- a CDS encoding type II toxin-antitoxin system RelE/ParE family toxin: MSQVLRTDQFRSAIKEIGKYIAQESGSRKIATDFLLRIGEKCQAYARQPEMGELRSELGEEIRCFPVGSYVIFYRPIEKGILLVAIIHGARDIPAVFRKLFDAK, encoded by the coding sequence ATGAGCCAAGTCCTGCGAACAGATCAGTTTCGGTCTGCGATCAAAGAGATCGGAAAGTATATTGCCCAGGAGAGTGGCAGCCGGAAAATCGCCACTGATTTTTTACTTCGAATCGGTGAAAAATGTCAGGCCTATGCACGCCAGCCTGAAATGGGAGAGCTGAGATCCGAATTGGGCGAGGAGATCCGTTGCTTTCCCGTGGGCAGCTATGTGATTTTTTACCGTCCCATTGAAAAGGGAATCTTACTGGTTGCCATCATTCATGGGGCACGTGACATACCTGCCGTATTCAGAAAATTGTTTGATGCCAAATAA
- a CDS encoding type II toxin-antitoxin system ParD family antitoxin yields the protein MSTAYPPEIIKFIEEEMSTGNYEDETALVTEALEVFRELKQRHAELRQQIQQSLDEEKAGRVAPFDVDEIISELESEVDETGQPIS from the coding sequence ATGTCAACCGCTTATCCCCCGGAGATCATCAAGTTCATCGAAGAAGAGATGTCTACCGGTAATTATGAAGATGAAACAGCCCTGGTGACGGAAGCATTGGAAGTCTTTCGGGAGTTGAAGCAAAGACACGCTGAGCTAAGACAGCAAATTCAACAGTCACTCGATGAAGAAAAAGCAGGTCGGGTGGCCCCCTTTGATGTTGATGAGATTATTTCAGAGCTGGAATCAGAAGTGGACGAAACAGGCCAGCCGATCTCATGA
- a CDS encoding NACHT domain-containing protein — protein sequence MPRPGGESDKLGNQYEAIWTVEAVIDVVVGTFKSITCEAFGNDSMGVEFHLTNHDDSSQFHSVKRQKQGGDWSIADLCRRDKSTGRSILGDLFEKCRKCPNARICFISSTGANELRELSERADVPTNVQEFRTALSSSAKLQSEFIKHIIPMFDDYQEFAFKALKALEVIPRGHRDLTRTVDRRIDELFYSTDGSNLKPGDVRRMLAEYILNNLGRRIDHDDLTQVLMENQIGLRDWKSDKSINETVKAINNRYLSVAENELINSAQISREATQQIIDTLTDDASRGALLVAPGGFGKSCVLAQCLSHLSKNSTPYLCLRMDSLELCNTSRQLGKQLDLPTSPAVVLAGIANNAPSVLVVDQLDAMSLVSGRNPRMWEVFSELCDEVQSYPHMKMILACRDFDLKHDHRLRSLGDAQSGYTKCTLDKLCKADILASLDLAGYGQLNPDAKQIEILAVPFHLLLFLEGDPTRSFASVGELYDRYWERKRQNVRRYLGRDPYWNQVIDALTQKMSQQQVLFAPKIVTDDWEDDAKAMVSEHVLVEIQEQHQYRFFHESFFDYAYARRFCISGRGVVDFLESTEQHLFRRAQVRQILAYRRENEFDLYISDLYEILKSPKVRFHIKQMVASELKRIEKPTQKEWEVIEPHVLDGELSRYISQALRDHEGWFDLLNLLQVFNNWLESDNAQLINAAIWFLESHGLHDYRSAQIAELISPYVDREDNNWRERILRVMSWGKSHLSNEMATIDLRLIASGAYDDYESSVSGGDFWSQYFDAGKNSPTFFIDVLATWFDHAIEQYDDGKSWSFLHNCKQNHSHAGAMMVGEVASNEPEYFIAQMLPRAATTVLNTGDLSKEDALNRMWPYLYNNGDPFYIDEAILLHLRKALQYLAQQDVECFRKYMATIMPYPYQTFGYLLLRSWTDNPKEFADECAKYLIADQRRFYIGYGIYTGDGEGTGESAISRTALRAISPHCSNKLFKQMESLIIGYCDEYEKGTPRWRGSTELLVLRSLDVSRISKQTALRIEELERKFPSLTDAIVEEDNTELMKQVGSPIPPETAKLMTDEQWISAMQKYDGSTDRLKGGPAELSWLLADFARKDRGRFASLADRMPENLSPTYFSAILDGLCGRYTNFNKEEKVADQKVFEETPTATFLKVIDRLHKLPKRPCGSSITNCIGLLSSRQLPKQILEIVMYYATSDPNPDTEMWQQTSGGNYYHGGDPYQHGINCVRGQAAEAISSLLFNDETRFEILLPTLEALSQDPIISVRTCAINAFCPLLNFSRDIAVDLFFKACNGSEAICATRPFNHFIHYAIYSHYEQLRDLLQFALSCENTKAIENAAGAIILAELFEVDTGEDASKVRAGNETMRQAAADVYARHLSHDIVGDKCAEHLREFLSDNAESVQQEVSSAFFHVSGDRLLQLGGFIAQFIESKCFENKPQRLLHALDESNVELPQIICRAAERILEFLGEEGTHIAYHGSMIAHDISTLVVRQYEQTTDSAIKSHCLDLIDQMEKVGYLGIGDELNRIDR from the coding sequence TCATTTCATCAACTGGTGCTAACGAACTTCGTGAATTGTCGGAGCGAGCAGATGTTCCAACTAACGTTCAAGAATTCAGAACGGCTCTTTCTTCTTCTGCGAAACTACAATCTGAATTTATAAAACACATCATTCCAATGTTCGATGATTATCAGGAATTTGCATTCAAAGCATTGAAGGCATTAGAAGTAATCCCACGAGGACATCGTGATCTAACTCGAACCGTAGACCGAAGAATTGACGAGCTCTTTTATAGTACGGATGGTTCTAATTTGAAGCCAGGCGATGTACGAAGAATGCTTGCAGAGTACATCCTAAATAACCTTGGGCGGAGGATTGACCATGATGACTTGACCCAAGTCCTTATGGAAAATCAGATAGGATTACGTGATTGGAAGTCCGACAAATCTATAAATGAAACTGTGAAGGCGATCAACAATCGTTACCTTTCAGTGGCTGAAAACGAGCTCATTAACTCGGCTCAAATTTCTCGGGAAGCCACCCAACAGATTATTGACACTTTGACAGATGATGCTTCACGCGGAGCTCTACTGGTGGCACCAGGAGGATTCGGAAAAAGTTGTGTTTTAGCTCAATGCCTGTCTCATCTTTCAAAAAATAGCACACCTTACTTATGCTTGCGAATGGACTCACTTGAACTTTGCAACACTTCTAGGCAACTCGGTAAGCAACTTGATCTACCGACATCTCCTGCAGTTGTACTTGCAGGAATTGCTAATAACGCTCCTTCAGTTCTCGTTGTGGACCAATTGGATGCAATGAGTCTTGTCTCAGGTCGAAATCCTCGCATGTGGGAAGTATTTAGTGAGCTATGCGACGAGGTGCAATCCTATCCTCATATGAAGATGATTCTCGCATGCAGAGATTTCGATCTAAAACATGATCATCGTTTGCGGAGTCTAGGAGACGCACAATCTGGCTATACAAAATGCACTCTAGATAAATTATGCAAAGCCGATATTTTGGCATCCCTAGACTTGGCTGGGTATGGACAACTCAACCCCGATGCCAAGCAAATTGAGATACTGGCAGTTCCCTTTCACCTGTTATTGTTCCTGGAAGGCGATCCGACACGAAGTTTCGCATCCGTTGGTGAATTGTATGATCGATACTGGGAACGTAAGCGGCAGAATGTTCGAAGGTACCTTGGGCGCGATCCTTATTGGAATCAGGTTATTGATGCCCTGACGCAAAAAATGAGTCAACAACAGGTTTTATTTGCTCCAAAGATAGTTACAGATGATTGGGAAGACGACGCCAAAGCAATGGTCTCTGAGCACGTGCTTGTTGAAATACAGGAGCAGCATCAATATCGCTTTTTTCATGAGTCATTTTTTGATTATGCATATGCTAGGCGTTTTTGCATTTCGGGGCGAGGTGTAGTCGATTTCCTAGAATCGACGGAACAACATCTGTTCCGTCGAGCGCAAGTCCGTCAAATTCTTGCTTACCGGAGAGAAAATGAATTTGATCTATATATCTCTGACTTATATGAGATCCTTAAGTCTCCCAAGGTTCGTTTTCATATAAAGCAAATGGTAGCGTCAGAACTTAAACGAATTGAGAAGCCAACACAAAAAGAGTGGGAGGTGATAGAGCCACACGTTTTGGATGGAGAACTTTCGCGTTATATTTCTCAAGCTTTGCGTGACCATGAAGGGTGGTTCGACTTACTGAACCTGCTACAAGTATTCAATAATTGGCTCGAATCTGACAATGCTCAACTGATTAATGCTGCAATCTGGTTTCTAGAATCCCATGGATTACATGATTATAGATCCGCACAAATTGCCGAACTGATTTCACCATATGTGGATCGCGAAGACAACAACTGGCGAGAGCGAATTTTGAGGGTCATGTCATGGGGAAAATCTCATCTTAGTAATGAGATGGCAACGATAGATCTTCGCCTCATCGCGAGCGGCGCGTATGACGACTACGAAAGTAGTGTTAGTGGCGGAGATTTTTGGAGTCAGTATTTCGATGCAGGGAAAAACTCTCCTACATTTTTCATTGATGTTTTAGCAACGTGGTTTGACCATGCTATAGAACAGTATGACGATGGTAAATCGTGGAGCTTTCTGCACAACTGCAAGCAGAATCATTCTCACGCGGGTGCGATGATGGTTGGCGAGGTTGCTTCTAATGAACCAGAGTATTTCATTGCGCAAATGCTTCCTCGGGCAGCTACTACTGTCCTGAACACGGGCGATTTGAGCAAAGAAGATGCACTCAATCGGATGTGGCCCTATCTTTACAATAATGGTGATCCATTTTACATCGACGAAGCAATCTTACTCCATTTGCGAAAGGCGCTCCAATATTTGGCTCAACAAGATGTCGAGTGCTTTCGCAAATATATGGCGACTATTATGCCATACCCATATCAGACCTTTGGATATTTACTACTTCGATCATGGACCGATAATCCAAAAGAATTTGCTGATGAGTGCGCCAAATATCTCATTGCTGATCAACGTCGATTCTATATTGGTTATGGAATTTATACGGGTGATGGTGAAGGAACTGGAGAGAGTGCAATAAGCCGGACTGCGTTAAGGGCAATTTCTCCACACTGCTCGAATAAACTATTCAAGCAAATGGAATCACTGATTATTGGCTATTGCGATGAGTACGAGAAAGGTACACCCAGGTGGCGTGGTTCCACAGAGTTGCTCGTGCTTCGTTCTCTTGACGTGTCCAGAATCTCTAAACAAACAGCGTTGAGGATTGAGGAACTCGAAAGAAAGTTTCCTAGTCTAACAGATGCAATCGTAGAAGAGGATAATACAGAACTTATGAAGCAGGTGGGATCACCAATACCGCCGGAAACAGCCAAACTCATGACAGACGAGCAGTGGATTTCGGCAATGCAGAAATATGACGGCTCGACCGATCGCTTAAAAGGTGGGCCAGCTGAGCTCTCTTGGCTTCTCGCAGACTTCGCGAGAAAGGACCGTGGTCGCTTTGCCTCACTCGCTGATCGGATGCCTGAGAACCTTAGTCCTACGTATTTCTCGGCCATTCTTGATGGGCTATGCGGGAGGTATACTAACTTCAATAAAGAAGAAAAAGTAGCTGATCAAAAGGTCTTCGAAGAGACACCAACGGCTACCTTCTTAAAAGTAATCGATCGCCTTCACAAATTGCCAAAGCGACCATGCGGATCTTCTATCACTAATTGCATCGGCCTGTTGTCTTCGCGGCAACTTCCCAAGCAAATTCTAGAGATTGTAATGTATTACGCTACAAGTGATCCGAATCCAGACACGGAAATGTGGCAGCAGACTTCAGGAGGTAATTATTATCACGGGGGTGACCCTTATCAGCACGGTATTAATTGTGTTCGAGGGCAAGCTGCTGAAGCAATCTCATCTCTACTTTTCAACGACGAGACGCGTTTCGAAATATTATTGCCGACGCTCGAAGCCCTATCACAAGACCCTATCATTTCCGTTAGAACTTGTGCGATCAATGCATTTTGCCCCTTGCTTAATTTCTCAAGAGACATAGCCGTTGATTTATTTTTTAAGGCGTGCAACGGTTCTGAAGCAATATGTGCTACACGTCCTTTCAATCACTTTATTCACTATGCGATTTATTCTCACTACGAGCAGTTGCGTGATTTATTGCAATTCGCACTTAGTTGTGAAAATACCAAAGCAATAGAGAATGCTGCTGGAGCAATTATTCTGGCAGAACTGTTTGAAGTCGATACTGGAGAAGATGCATCTAAAGTTCGTGCTGGGAATGAAACGATGAGGCAGGCAGCGGCAGATGTGTATGCAAGACACCTTTCACATGATATTGTCGGGGATAAGTGTGCCGAACATTTACGAGAATTCCTCAGTGATAATGCTGAATCCGTGCAACAGGAAGTATCCAGCGCCTTCTTCCACGTTTCGGGTGATCGCCTCCTTCAACTGGGAGGATTTATCGCTCAATTCATTGAAAGTAAATGCTTTGAGAATAAGCCTCAGCGGCTTCTCCATGCTCTTGATGAGTCGAACGTCGAACTTCCACAGATAATCTGTCGTGCAGCCGAACGCATCCTGGAATTTCTTGGTGAGGAAGGAACACATATTGCCTATCACGGCTCGATGATTGCTCATGATATTTCAACGCTCGTCGTACGTCAGTATGAGCAGACAACGGATAGCGCAATCAAATCTCACTGTTTGGACTTAATTGATCAAATGGAAAAAGTCGGTTATTTAGGAATCGGTGATGAGCTGAACCGGATTGATCGGTAA